Part of the Sphingobacteriaceae bacterium genome, TGGGGATAACAGGCTGATCCCTCCCAAGAGCTCATATCGACGGGGGGGTTTGGCACCTCGATGTCGGCTCGTCACATCCTGGGGCTGGAGAAGGTCCCAAGGGTTCGGCTGTTCGCCGATTAAAGTGGCACGCGAGCTGGGTTCAGAACGTCGTGAGACAGTTCGGTCCCTATCTGTTGTGGGCGTTAGAAAATTGAGGGGCCCTGACTCTAGTACGAGAGGACCGAGTCGGACAAACCGCTAGTGTACCTGTTGTGGCGCCAGCTGCACCGCAGGGTAGCTATGTTTGGATGAGATAAGCGCTGAAAGCATCTAAGTGCGAAACTCACCTCAAGATAAGTTTTCTTTATAAGGATCGTGGAAGACTACCACGTTGATAGGTTACAGATGTAAAGGCAGTAATGTCAAAGTCGAGTAATACTAATTGTCCGTAAGCTTTCGAAAACAAAATTTGGTTTAGGGTTTCAGTTTATTCTGAAATCCTAAATCGAAGGTCTCGTGTCTTTTCATATGTTAATTTTATTGAAATTAAGATTTAAGTAAACCTTGTGTTTCTTATTTCTGATCCCTTTATGGCGTCTATTGCGGCGGGGATCACCTCTTCCCATCCCGAACAGAGAAGTTAAGCCCGCCAGCGCAGATGGTACTTGGTCTAAAGCCCGGGAGAGTATGTCGATGCCAATTTTAAAAAGCCTTCGCGATTTATCGTGAAGGCTTTTTTTTTATTTAAAAGTTTTATTAATTTGCCCAATATGATAATTGATTTACGCAGTGATACTGTAACTAAACCTAGCCAAGCTATGATGGAAGAAATGATGAGTGCTGAATTAGGCGATGATGTTTTTAATGAAGATCCAACCGTAAATAAATTAGAAGAATATAGCGCTGATTTGTTTTCCAAGGAAGCTGCACTTTTTTGTCCTAGTGGTACCATGACAAACCAAATTGCCATTAAAGTTCATACGCAACCCGGTGATGAATTAATTTGTGACGTAAACTCCCATATTTATAACTATGAAGGTGGTGGAATATCTTTTAATTCGGGTGTGCAAGCCAAATTATTGGAAGGAATGGAAGGTAGATTAAACGCTTCGCAAATTGAAAACGTTATTAATGGTAGATTTGATTGGCTGACCAGAACTTCATTAGTTTCTTTGGAGAATACAGTAAATAGAGCCGGAGGTAGTTATTACACTCTTGAGCTAATAAAACCAATCCGTAAATTATGTAATGAGAAAAAATTAAAATTGCATTTGGATGGCGCCAGAATATTTAACGCCTTAATTGAAACAAAAGAAAAACCCAAACAAATTGGTGAAAATTTCGATTCAATATCCATTTGCTTGTCCAAAGGTTTAGGAGCGCCCGTAGGTTCATTGTTACTCGGTTCGAAAGATTTCATTTCAAATGCCAGAAGAGTACGGAAAGTTTTTGGAGGAGGAATGCGGCAGGCAGGGATTCTTGCAGCTGCAGGTTTATTCGCTCTGAAAAATAATATCCCCAACCTAAAATTTGATCATGCTAATGCTAAGTTAATTGAAGTTGAACTTAAAAAAATAAACTTCATTACTTCAGTGTTACCTGTATATACTAATATTTTAATTTTCACTATCGATGAAAAATACATGACTGGCGAAGAGTTTGTGAAAAAGTTAGATTCTAAAAATATAAAAGTTGTTCAATTCGGAAAGCAAATTATTCGAATGGTAACGCATATGGATTTTAGTGCTTCTCAACTTGATGTATTAAGTAAATCACTTAGATCTATTTAAATTTCCTGTAGTTTTTAAAACGTGCAATCAAGATTAATAGTTTCCTATTTCCTTTTTCTATTTACGCTTTTAATTAAAGCTCAATCTAATTTAAATATTGCGATTGAAGAAGTTGTTCTGAAAAAAAAACAGATTAACTGTATTACAAAAGATTATAAAAACAGAATATGGTGTGGAACAAATGATGGAGTATATTGTTATGACGGTTATCAAATAATAAGTTTTCGAAATGAAGGAGAAGCGCAATTAATCAGTAATAATTATGTGCAATGTGTTGCGACTAATAAAGATTCATCTATACTGGTTTTTGGCACAAAAAATTGTATAACCTGGCTCGATGCTAAAAGTATGAAAGTTTACTTTACTTTGGGCTCTAGCGTGAAAAACGGTTTGTCAATTAAGAATTGTGAAAAGCTAATTTATGTAGGTGGAGACGAATTTTTTGGAATTGCAAATGGTAATATTTTCTCATTACAAATTAATGGAGGAAAAACGAAAATAGATTTCCTTAAAATTGATGAAAATTCAAAGGATGCTTATTTAAATATTTTCAAAAGTGATTGTAATAAATCCGAAATTCTGGTATATACTAAGAATCTAAAAGTATACTCATTTAACAAATTGAGGAAAACCAAAATTTGTATAGAAGATTCATTAAGAGGGGTTACATATGTAAGTTGCAGAGATTCAATTTTTATTTTTGGTACATATCATGGTTTAATAAATAAAAATAAAACAAACTTAAAAAAAGTTGTTTTGCGCGCAGAGATTAATTTGGTTCAGAAAGATAGAACGGGCAATCTCTATGTGATAGCTAACAGATCTAAATTATATAAATATCAAGTAGGCTCAACGCCAAATTTAGTATTTGAATTTAGTGAAACAGATTTATCTAACTATAAAAACGTGTTTCAAATTATAATAGATAATAATAACTTTTGGATAGCGACATCTAACGGGCTAATAAAACTTAAAAAAACCAATTCGGGATTAAATAAAATAATTTCAGAATCTTCGGAATCTGGTAAATTTAATTCCGGTGACTTAAGTTCA contains:
- a CDS encoding threonine aldolase — its product is MIIDLRSDTVTKPSQAMMEEMMSAELGDDVFNEDPTVNKLEEYSADLFSKEAALFCPSGTMTNQIAIKVHTQPGDELICDVNSHIYNYEGGGISFNSGVQAKLLEGMEGRLNASQIENVINGRFDWLTRTSLVSLENTVNRAGGSYYTLELIKPIRKLCNEKKLKLHLDGARIFNALIETKEKPKQIGENFDSISICLSKGLGAPVGSLLLGSKDFISNARRVRKVFGGGMRQAGILAAAGLFALKNNIPNLKFDHANAKLIEVELKKINFITSVLPVYTNILIFTIDEKYMTGEEFVKKLDSKNIKVVQFGKQIIRMVTHMDFSASQLDVLSKSLRSI